In a single window of the Campylobacter iguaniorum genome:
- the nuoL gene encoding NADH-quinone oxidoreductase subunit L, producing the protein MLINILIISPFVGAILLGFLYLLRHKLKFSQGLFATLGMSAPIVSLICAGVLFFGLKEPLNVTLFNWIGVGEFSINIGFYLDSLSLLMGFFVTFLAALIHFYSIGYMNGEDGFGKFFAYMNLFLGSMLVLVFASNPLVMFVGWEGVGACSYLLIAFYFESKDNVKAGNKAFIVNRVGDFGFVIGLATLYLAVGNLGFDYESLSQNANLIPANLAMIIGICFICGALAKSAQIPLYTWLPDAMAGPTPISALIHAATMVTAGVYMIVRFDFLYANLGSLLEGLALLGAFGALFAGIIATKATDIKKILAYSTMSQLGYMFAGLAFSAQASMYHLFTHGFFKALLFLGAGAVIIALHHEQNIFKMGNLRSQKMLFYPMLFGTLAICGVFPFAGFFSKDALILGAFLSGNYLIFGILLFTAGLTSYYMFRLFFLVFYSKNQAPKVHKVPFSMIFVNVILSVFALLGGFVAVFLDLAHVDLGAEIIGGIVSLGVAFVGIFIAYKKFYNYQNRAESLGKFESVVANKFYIDEIYDFVFVKSLKNLSVIFKEIFDEKILAPLVNLVANLVKIFGVIYTKITQNGLANSYAFYMVLMIAIFVLYVKVEL; encoded by the coding sequence ATGCTAATTAATATTTTGATTATATCGCCTTTTGTCGGGGCTATTTTGCTTGGATTTTTGTATTTGCTAAGGCATAAGCTTAAATTTAGCCAAGGTTTATTTGCCACTCTTGGCATGAGCGCTCCCATTGTTAGCTTGATCTGTGCTGGAGTGCTATTTTTTGGGCTAAAAGAGCCATTAAACGTGACTTTGTTTAACTGGATAGGAGTTGGTGAGTTTAGTATAAATATTGGATTTTATCTTGATAGCCTTAGCCTTTTAATGGGATTTTTTGTTACATTTTTGGCAGCTTTAATTCATTTTTATTCTATTGGATATATGAACGGCGAAGATGGATTTGGGAAGTTTTTTGCCTATATGAATCTATTTTTAGGCTCGATGCTCGTGCTTGTTTTTGCTAGCAACCCGCTTGTGATGTTTGTAGGCTGGGAAGGCGTGGGAGCTTGTTCGTATTTGCTAATAGCTTTTTATTTTGAGAGTAAAGACAATGTCAAAGCCGGAAATAAGGCGTTTATAGTAAACCGCGTGGGAGATTTTGGCTTTGTGATTGGACTTGCTACTTTGTATTTGGCTGTGGGAAATCTGGGCTTTGATTACGAAAGCTTGAGCCAAAATGCAAATTTAATCCCTGCAAATTTAGCTATGATAATTGGAATTTGCTTCATCTGTGGAGCTTTAGCAAAGTCTGCTCAAATCCCACTATACACATGGCTTCCTGATGCGATGGCAGGCCCTACGCCAATCTCTGCGCTCATTCACGCTGCTACTATGGTCACAGCTGGGGTTTATATGATTGTCAGATTTGACTTTTTGTATGCAAATTTAGGCTCCTTGCTTGAGGGCTTAGCGCTTCTTGGTGCGTTTGGCGCGCTTTTTGCTGGTATCATCGCCACAAAGGCAACCGATATCAAAAAAATCCTTGCCTACTCGACCATGAGCCAGCTTGGATATATGTTTGCTGGACTTGCGTTTTCTGCTCAGGCTTCAATGTATCATCTTTTTACTCATGGATTTTTTAAGGCACTTTTATTTTTGGGTGCAGGAGCTGTTATCATCGCACTTCATCATGAGCAAAATATCTTCAAAATGGGAAATTTACGCTCACAAAAAATGCTTTTTTACCCTATGCTTTTTGGTACTTTGGCAATTTGTGGAGTCTTTCCTTTTGCTGGATTTTTTTCAAAAGATGCTTTGATACTTGGGGCATTTTTGAGTGGGAATTACCTTATTTTTGGGATTTTACTTTTTACTGCTGGGCTGACAAGTTACTATATGTTTAGGCTGTTTTTTCTTGTTTTTTATTCCAAAAATCAAGCCCCAAAGGTGCATAAAGTGCCATTTAGTATGATTTTTGTAAATGTGATTTTAAGCGTTTTTGCCCTGCTTGGTGGGTTTGTGGCTGTGTTTTTAGACCTTGCTCACGTGGATTTGGGTGCTGAGATTATTGGCGGGATTGTGAGTCTTGGAGTGGCGTTTGTGGGAATTTTCATAGCTTATAAGAAATTTTATAATTATCAAAACAGGGCTGAGAGCTTGGGCAAATTTGAGAGCGTTGTGGCAAATAAATTTTACATCGATGAGATTTATGACTTTGTTTTTGTAAAAAGCTTGAAAAATCTAAGCGTGATTTTCAAAGAGATTTTTGATGAGAAGATTTTGGCTCCACTTGTAAATTTGGTGGCAAATTTAGTCAAGATTTTTGGCGTGATTTATACAAAAATCACCCAAAACGGACTGGCAAATTCATACGCTTTTTATATGGTTTTAATGATAGCGATTTTTGTTTTATATGTAAAGGTTGAATTATGA
- a CDS encoding complex I subunit 4 family protein encodes MMANTLNLMIWTPFIVGILVLLCTDKNGKILALLSSLIVSVFGLVLFYKFDPLGEYFYTLSLVPKYGINYAVGVDGLNLLLILIISFALPPLFLRIKNPKKGYWANLLFIQSGFFLVVSARDLALFYAGWEVMLLPIFTLIGIFGKDEKRVRAAFEMMYYAIFGSMVMLGAIIYLGATYYLQNGAFSFLLSDLIKLNLSGAEQSVLFFCFMLAFAIKIPLFPFHLWMAKAYTTAPTSGTFMLSVVASKVAILAILTFVLPLFPNAFIQNASLFVWLGIFSMLYFGVEAFRQRDFKTLLAYASGSHLGLILAVIFSLNLQGWVGLMYQIVAHAMSSGMMFLLVGIIAKQLGTRDCLKLGGLAIKAPVFALFFAIAMVSSVGLPSTIGFVSEFLMLLGLFKANLIYGAVATLSIIIGAAYMFVIYRKAILQSTNKLTASFKDLSVKESVAFLIPIVLIFVLGLAPNLFLNKIKPGLQNHYETYIKPNLGGEK; translated from the coding sequence ATGATGGCAAATACCTTAAATTTGATGATTTGGACGCCATTTATTGTGGGTATTTTGGTGCTACTTTGCACCGATAAAAACGGCAAGATTTTAGCTCTGCTTAGTAGTTTGATTGTGAGCGTTTTTGGGCTAGTTTTATTTTATAAATTTGACCCGCTTGGCGAGTATTTTTATACTTTAAGTTTGGTTCCAAAATACGGCATAAACTACGCAGTTGGCGTGGACGGGCTAAATTTACTCTTGATTCTTATCATATCTTTTGCCTTGCCACCGCTGTTTTTGCGTATCAAAAATCCAAAAAAGGGCTACTGGGCAAATCTGCTTTTTATCCAAAGTGGATTTTTTTTGGTGGTGAGCGCTAGGGATTTGGCGCTTTTTTACGCTGGTTGGGAAGTGATGTTGTTGCCGATTTTTACTTTGATTGGGATTTTTGGCAAAGATGAGAAACGCGTGAGAGCTGCCTTTGAGATGATGTATTATGCGATATTTGGCTCGATGGTGATGCTTGGAGCTATCATCTATCTTGGGGCGACTTATTATTTGCAAAATGGTGCGTTTAGCTTCTTGCTTAGCGATTTGATTAAGCTAAATTTAAGTGGCGCTGAGCAGAGCGTTTTATTCTTTTGTTTTATGCTTGCTTTTGCTATCAAAATCCCGCTTTTTCCATTTCATTTATGGATGGCAAAGGCTTACACGACAGCTCCAACGAGTGGCACTTTTATGCTTTCAGTCGTGGCGTCTAAGGTCGCGATTTTGGCTATTTTGACCTTTGTTTTGCCACTTTTCCCAAACGCATTTATCCAAAACGCCTCTCTTTTTGTCTGGCTTGGGATATTTTCTATGCTTTATTTTGGGGTTGAAGCCTTTAGACAAAGGGATTTTAAAACGCTCCTTGCTTACGCTTCAGGCTCTCACCTTGGACTGATTTTAGCAGTTATTTTTAGTTTAAATTTGCAAGGCTGGGTCGGCTTAATGTATCAAATCGTAGCCCACGCGATGAGTAGCGGAATGATGTTTTTGCTTGTTGGAATCATTGCCAAACAGCTTGGCACAAGGGATTGCTTGAAGCTTGGAGGACTTGCTATCAAAGCCCCTGTTTTTGCACTATTTTTTGCAATAGCGATGGTTTCAAGCGTGGGACTTCCTTCGACTATCGGATTTGTGAGTGAGTTTTTGATGCTTCTTGGACTATTTAAAGCAAATTTAATCTATGGAGCCGTGGCGACTTTATCTATTATAATTGGCGCGGCTTATATGTTTGTCATATATAGAAAGGCGATTTTGCAAAGCACAAATAAACTAACTGCGAGCTTCAAAGACCTTAGCGTCAAAGAAAGCGTGGCGTTTTTGATACCGATAGTTTTGATTTTTGTGCTTGGACTTGCGCCAAATTTATTCTTAAACAAGATCAAGCCAGGGCTGCAAAATCACTATGAAACATACATAAAACCAAATTTAGGAGGCGAGAAATGA
- a CDS encoding NADH-quinone oxidoreductase subunit N produces MTALIPFLLALFLAFLNIFLCAIKIDKRSSINLNLIFWAIILVLLILFKDEFGAGNLDRIFDGFILADKFAFGFSVILSVAMMIFLVSSLYSDESRFYKPEMIALGSLANFGLMAMSLSAELILTLIFVEIASIAVYAMIAMDKSTKSVESAFKYFVLSSFMSAFYLLGAGLIFGVTGSTKYEILSANLGSSTLGLIGVILVLSMMFFKIAIFGFYRWSVDVYFGANTNISGFLASSFKLGAFAILIKFCFVFELSNLNILQGFFAILAVLSMFGGNLLSLGQNDVKKILIMAGIVHSGYVFINLASYSQGVSLYPALFYLSTYIIVVAFAFGLLNSLFGGKNVSISELGGLYKTKPLEAFAFVLICLSFIGFPFSVGFLGKVFIFSSAVESGQVYLAVFGVINTIISVYYYLKIISSIYFGSNPNLALINSNSSWAFAFVAILFILLEGTGLFSLISFFELF; encoded by the coding sequence ATGACAGCTTTAATACCTTTTTTACTAGCCCTATTTTTGGCATTTTTAAACATATTTTTGTGCGCCATAAAGATAGATAAAAGAAGCTCAATCAACCTAAATTTGATCTTTTGGGCGATTATTTTGGTGTTGTTAATTCTTTTTAAAGATGAGTTTGGCGCTGGAAATTTGGATAGGATTTTTGATGGATTTATCTTAGCTGACAAATTTGCTTTTGGCTTTAGCGTGATTTTAAGCGTTGCTATGATGATATTTTTGGTTTCTAGCCTTTATAGCGATGAGAGCAGGTTTTACAAGCCTGAGATGATAGCGCTTGGAAGTTTGGCGAATTTTGGCTTAATGGCGATGAGCTTATCGGCTGAACTTATTCTTACTTTGATTTTTGTAGAGATTGCATCAATCGCGGTTTATGCGATGATCGCCATGGATAAAAGCACCAAAAGTGTTGAGAGTGCGTTTAAATACTTTGTGCTTTCGTCGTTTATGAGTGCGTTTTATCTGCTTGGGGCTGGGCTTATATTTGGTGTTACTGGATCTACGAAATACGAAATTTTAAGCGCGAATTTAGGTAGTAGCACGCTTGGGCTAATCGGCGTTATTTTGGTGCTTAGTATGATGTTTTTTAAGATTGCGATTTTTGGATTTTATAGGTGGAGCGTGGATGTTTATTTTGGTGCAAATACCAATATAAGCGGATTTTTAGCCTCATCATTTAAGCTTGGGGCGTTTGCGATTTTGATTAAATTTTGTTTTGTTTTTGAGCTGTCAAATTTAAATATTTTGCAAGGATTTTTCGCTATTTTGGCTGTGCTTAGTATGTTTGGCGGCAATCTCTTGTCTCTTGGGCAAAATGATGTCAAAAAGATACTTATAATGGCTGGAATCGTGCATTCTGGCTATGTTTTTATAAATTTAGCTTCGTATTCACAGGGCGTTTCGCTCTATCCTGCGCTATTTTATCTATCTACTTATATAATAGTCGTGGCTTTTGCTTTTGGGCTTTTAAACTCGCTTTTTGGCGGCAAAAATGTAAGTATAAGTGAGCTTGGAGGGCTTTATAAAACAAAGCCACTTGAAGCTTTTGCCTTTGTTCTCATCTGTCTTTCTTTTATAGGATTTCCTTTTAGCGTGGGATTTTTGGGTAAGGTTTTTATATTTTCAAGCGCGGTTGAGAGCGGACAGGTTTATCTGGCTGTTTTTGGTGTGATAAATACGATTATTTCAGTGTATTATTACCTAAAAATCATCTCTAGCATATATTTTGGCTCAAATCCAAATTTGGCTTTAATTAACTCAAATAGTAGCTGGGCGTTTGCTTTTGTGGCGATTTTGTTTATACTTTTAGAAGGAACTGGGCTGTTTTCGCTGATTAGCTTTTTTGAATTATTTTAA
- a CDS encoding DUF4198 domain-containing protein: MKAKFILSSMVLATSVFAHFGVVMPSSSTVNDEKEAKMSITYRFTHPFEQMMMNMEKPVEAGVFVNGKKQVFTNLKEQKDGKLSYWTSEFNANNPAMYQFYVDPKPYFEAAEDKFIRHITKTVVNAYGFGEGWDKPVGLKAEIVPLSRPYALYAGNIFSGVVLYKGKPAKDVVVEVEYYNEKGLKAPSEDFITQEVKTNQNGEFSFAMPLAGWWGFAALIDDDESVKKDGKDYPVELGGVIWVETKGY; this comes from the coding sequence ATGAAAGCAAAATTCATACTTTCATCTATGGTTTTAGCCACTAGCGTTTTTGCACATTTTGGTGTTGTGATGCCTTCAAGTTCGACTGTAAATGACGAAAAAGAGGCTAAAATGAGTATAACTTATAGATTTACTCATCCTTTTGAACAAATGATGATGAATATGGAAAAACCAGTTGAGGCTGGTGTTTTTGTAAATGGCAAAAAGCAAGTTTTTACAAATCTTAAAGAACAAAAAGATGGCAAACTTAGCTACTGGACAAGCGAGTTTAACGCAAATAATCCAGCAATGTATCAATTTTACGTCGATCCAAAGCCATATTTTGAAGCAGCTGAGGATAAATTTATCCGCCATATCACAAAAACAGTTGTAAATGCTTATGGATTTGGCGAGGGCTGGGATAAGCCAGTTGGCTTAAAAGCCGAAATCGTGCCACTTTCAAGACCATACGCCTTGTATGCTGGAAATATATTTTCTGGAGTTGTTTTATACAAAGGCAAACCAGCAAAAGACGTGGTTGTAGAAGTGGAATATTACAATGAAAAAGGCTTAAAAGCACCATCTGAAGACTTCATCACGCAAGAGGTCAAAACCAATCAAAATGGAGAGTTTAGCTTCGCTATGCCACTTGCTGGCTGGTGGGGATTTGCAGCTTTGATCGATGATGACGAGAGCGTTAAAAAAGATGGCAAAGACTATCCAGTCGAGCTTGGCGGGGTTATTTGGGTCGAGACAAAAGGATATTAA
- the cbiM gene encoding cobalt transporter CbiM — protein MHISEGVLKPEILIPAAALAVVWVVYLVYRLNLKEIPKVACMSALFFVASFIHIPLGPTSIHLMLGGLIGAFLGVNAMIAIFVGLLLQALLFGYGGLSVLGVNLLMIGAPAVLGGYFLKLSFKKFRALNWFLVGAVPLFVSSCILSLVLTLNGNEFIAVASLAFASNIALVGIEGLISFFAISFIYSVNKEFLKC, from the coding sequence ATGCATATTTCTGAAGGCGTTTTAAAGCCTGAAATACTCATTCCAGCTGCTGCTCTGGCCGTGGTTTGGGTGGTTTATTTGGTTTATAGGCTAAATTTAAAAGAAATCCCAAAAGTCGCTTGTATGAGTGCTCTATTTTTTGTGGCTTCATTTATTCATATTCCACTTGGCCCCACATCGATTCACTTGATGCTTGGCGGGCTAATTGGTGCATTTTTGGGCGTAAATGCTATGATTGCGATTTTTGTTGGGCTTTTGCTTCAGGCTTTGCTTTTTGGTTATGGCGGGCTGAGTGTGCTTGGCGTAAATTTGCTTATGATAGGTGCTCCAGCCGTGCTTGGTGGGTATTTTTTAAAGCTATCGTTTAAGAAATTTAGAGCCTTAAACTGGTTTTTGGTCGGAGCAGTTCCACTTTTTGTAAGCTCATGCATTTTGAGTTTGGTTCTAACTTTAAATGGAAATGAATTTATAGCTGTAGCCAGTCTAGCTTTTGCCTCAAACATCGCTCTTGTAGGCATCGAAGGACTTATTTCTTTCTTTGCGATAAGCTTCATATATAGTGTAAATAAGGAATTCTTAAAGTGTTAA
- a CDS encoding energy-coupling factor transporter transmembrane component T, translating to MNLPLALVCLVLFSFKVALSEAINLSFFFPVFLLVFFRFKEILVIFKRLIFLNLFVAIVALSVILYGDLHQAGVIFLRSNLIIFFSLLIFHSRSAFDVATSLHALKVGDKMSAIVYFCAKFIGEFRSEFLRLKKTLKVRGFVPKTSLFTYKIYANLVAMLFLNAFDKAQILEKTFIIRNFNGKFYHHTKQKVGIFDIILLLLCCFIYFLNIKVVL from the coding sequence ATGAATCTGCCTTTAGCTCTAGTTTGTTTGGTGCTTTTTAGCTTTAAAGTAGCGCTCAGCGAGGCTATAAATTTATCTTTTTTCTTCCCAGTTTTTTTGCTTGTGTTTTTTAGATTTAAAGAAATCTTGGTAATATTTAAAAGGCTGATTTTTTTAAATCTATTTGTTGCTATTGTTGCACTTAGCGTTATTTTATACGGAGATTTGCACCAAGCTGGAGTTATATTTTTGCGCTCAAATTTGATTATATTTTTTAGTCTTCTTATCTTTCATTCTAGGAGTGCTTTTGATGTCGCAACTAGTTTGCACGCTCTAAAAGTCGGCGACAAGATGAGTGCGATAGTTTATTTTTGTGCGAAGTTTATAGGAGAGTTTAGGAGCGAGTTTTTAAGGCTTAAAAAAACGCTCAAAGTCAGAGGATTTGTACCAAAAACATCGCTTTTTACCTATAAAATTTATGCAAATTTAGTCGCAATGCTATTTTTAAACGCCTTTGACAAAGCTCAAATTTTAGAAAAAACCTTTATTATTAGGAATTTTAACGGCAAATTTTATCACCATACAAAGCAAAAAGTAGGAATTTTTGATATTATTTTGCTTTTACTTTGCTGTTTTATATACTTTTTAAATATTAAGGTCGTTTTGTGA
- a CDS encoding energy-coupling factor ABC transporter ATP-binding protein: MSCSITLKNISEKNAGKLLFENISLNAGHKDKIAIIGNNGVGKTTLLEIMAGLRQPSSGEVEIFHNKILNLNDFANYRKDIGYLFQNSNDQFIAPSVFDDVSFSLLAGGMEPNLAYEKTRELLKELGIYHLKDKIVFHLSGGEKKLVALAGVLVNKPKILLLDEPTTALDFAVQSRVSDLLLSLDMTQIIVSHDKEFINKVANKMFYLEQNGLKQIG, encoded by the coding sequence GTGAGCTGTTCTATAACTCTTAAAAATATCAGTGAGAAAAATGCTGGCAAGCTGCTTTTTGAAAATATCAGCTTAAATGCAGGTCACAAAGACAAAATCGCAATCATCGGAAATAACGGCGTTGGCAAGACTACTTTGCTTGAGATTATGGCTGGACTTAGGCAGCCAAGTAGCGGCGAAGTCGAGATATTTCACAACAAAATATTAAATTTGAATGATTTTGCAAACTACAGAAAAGACATAGGCTATCTCTTCCAAAATAGCAACGACCAGTTTATCGCTCCAAGCGTATTTGATGATGTTAGTTTTAGCTTATTAGCTGGTGGTATGGAGCCAAATTTAGCTTATGAAAAGACGCGGGAGCTTTTAAAAGAGCTTGGAATTTATCATCTCAAAGATAAGATAGTCTTTCATCTTTCAGGCGGTGAAAAGAAGCTAGTGGCTTTGGCTGGGGTTTTAGTAAATAAGCCAAAAATCTTGCTTCTTGATGAGCCAACAACCGCGCTTGACTTTGCAGTTCAAAGTAGGGTTTCAGATCTGCTTCTTAGCCTTGATATGACCCAAATCATCGTTTCGCACGATAAAGAGTTTATCAACAAAGTCGCAAATAAAATGTTTTATTTAGAGCAAAATGGGCTTAAACAAATAGGCTAA